The Podarcis raffonei isolate rPodRaf1 chromosome 2, rPodRaf1.pri, whole genome shotgun sequence genome window below encodes:
- the LOC128408884 gene encoding zinc finger protein RFP-like isoform X5 — MEVGGPYDVGAHAAPASTAGRCLFPLCRLEPSARRVTAVTSPGFPLASAQRLSAQPIGWRVRRKGGRRVVGVLAGRQAGRLELGWAGVMSGGVGGGMSAEQQLQQRLLRSRLRGAQHPGLAVGGPLAPPPPLLPPLPSVLSPPSPPDSPPPGTTPAEIPAGPRCPSETWCSLCRVYCPDPVCLPCGHNFCTACIGQRLGEPKINISCLECGATARKRNLRPIKPPPLLASLVADRPKRQRLDSGPGGAVALPAAPVVVAPPPLPQQHQPMTVAPAVSPAPVCAPAPPPPAAAAAAPPPPPPLLALTPPTPPSPVAPAAPAAPAADLSTSPPLPRRLSVGGCGEGAGGKLCEKHRDVLQFFCEEDQAPICAHCDRSQEHRAHAVFHVERAARDYRERVLAQLEILKQEKNTLWSQKLTGERKIQDYMETIQAERQEIISEFERLHQFLKDEEQHLLAQLEELDKEIEKRKDEMVTKLSEELSRLGDVIAEMEVKCKQPAAEFLQDIKKTMSRCAPGHFQPSEEASPKLEERLDNFSRKGKLLKETLNRFQDNVTSVVEKGETVKTLNDKADAALYPDVPSAFLPLDRRNAGCEELQERLPALDYVPDAPKRLDSRALVLGCDGFTSGRYFWELEVGDGEFWAVGVTRDPSKKKGMMGFSPEEGIWAVGLWKGQHWALTSPVTALSLSKPPRRIRVSLDYVGECVTFTDADTDSPIFTFPPASFNGARTHPLLWVVGFPAHSVFLRHMGVKYPAGVHEMDILSP; from the exons atggaagttggaggccCGTATGACGTCGGCGCGCACGCTGCGCCAGCTTCTACAGCGGGCCGTTGCCTTTTCCCGCTTTGCCGCCTGGAGCCCAGCGCGCGAAGGGTTACGGCCGTAACGTCTCCCGGCTTCCCCCTCGCTTCCGCTCAGCGCCTGTCGGCTCAGCCAATCGGGTGGCGTGTCCGCCGGAAGGGAGGCAGGCGCGTCGTCGGCGTCCtcgcgggcaggcaggcaggcaggctggagctgggctgggctggcgtCATGAGCGGCGGCGTTGGCGGCGGGATGTCGGCGGAGCAACAGCTCCAGCAGCGGCTCCTCCGCAGCCGCCTGAGGGGCGCTCAGCACCCGGGCCTGGCGGTGGGCGGCCCgctggcgccgccgccgccgctcttgCCTCCGCTGCCGTCCGTCCTGTCTCCGCCGTCGCCGCCGGACTCGCCTCCGCCCGGCACGACCCCGGCCGAGATCCCGGCGGGCCCGCGCTGCCCCAGCGAGACGTGGTGCTCGCTGTGCCGCGTCTACTGCCCGGACCCGGTGTGCCTGCCGTGCGGCCACAACTTCTGCACGGCCTGCATCGGGCAGCGCCTGGGCGAGCCCAAGATCAACATCTCCTGCCTGGAGTGCGGCGCCACCGCCCGCAAGAGGAACCTGAGGCCCATCAAGCCGCCGCCGCTCCTGGCCAGCCTGGTGGCGGACAGGCCCAAGAGGCAGAGGCTCGACTCCGGGCCCGGAGGGGCAGTCGCGCTGCCGGCGGCGCCCGTGGTGGtagcgccgccgccgctgccccaGCAGCACCAGCCGATGACAGTGGCCCCCGCGGTGTCTCCGGCGCCGGTATGCGCACCGGCACCACCAccaccggcagcagcagcagcagcgcctccGCCGCCCCCGCCGCTGCTGGCCTTAACGCCGCCCACCCCGCCGTCTCCCGTAGCGCCAGCGGCTCCTGCAGCACCGGCGGCAGACTTGTCGACGTCGCCCCCGCTGCCGAGAAGGTTGTCGGTAGGAGGATGCGGAGAGGGCGCCGGAGGGAAGCTGTGCGAGAAGCACCGGGACGTGCTGCAGTTCTTCTGCGAGGAGGACCAGGCGCCCATCTGCGCGCACTGCGATCGGTCCCAGGAGCACCGGGCGCACGCCGTCTTCCACGTCGAGAGGGCAGCCCGGGACTACAGG GAGAGGGTTCTGGCCCAACTAGAGATCCTGAAGCAGGAGAAGAACACGCTGTGGAGCCAGAAGCTGACTGGAGAGAGGAAAATTCAGGATTACATG GAAACCATCCAAGCAGAGAGACAGGAGATCATATCTGAATTTGAGCGCCTCCACCAGTTTCTCAAAGATGAGGAGCAGCACCTCCTCGCCCAGCTAGAAGAGCTCGATAAAGAGATAGAGAAGCGGAAGGACGAAATGGTTACCAAACTCTCGGAAGAGCTTTCCCGTCTCGGCGACGTGATCGCTGAGATGGAGGTGAAATGTAAGCAACCGGCAGCCGAATTTTTGCAG gacattaaaaaaacaatgaGCAG GTGTGCACCAGGGCATTTCCAGCCATCCGAAGAAGCTTCTCCTAAGCTCGAAGAGAGGCTGGATAACTTCTCACGGAAAGGGAAGCTTCTGAAGGAAACTCTAAATAGATTCCAAG ATAATGTGACATCTGTCGTGGAGAAAGGAGAGACTGTGAAAACACTGAACGATAAAG CAGATGCTGCTCTCTATCCGGATGTACCAAGTGCTTTTCTACCATTGGACCGAAGGAACGCAGGATGCGAAGAACTCCAGGAGAGGCTTCCCGCCTTAGACTACGTCCCCGACGCACCCAAAAGATTGGATTCCAGAGCTTTGGTTCTGGGCTGTGACGGGTTTACCTCTGGGAGATACTTCTGGGAGTTGGAAGTGGGCGATGGGGAATTCTGGGCCGTCGGGGTCACCCGAGACCCGTCCAAGAAGAAGGGCATGATGGGCTTCAGCCCAGAGGAGGGGATCTGGGCCGTGGGGTTGTGGAAGGGCCAACACTGGGCTCTCACGTCCCCTGTGACCGCCCTGTCCTTGAGCAAGCCCCCAAGGAGGATCCGAGTGTCCCTGGACTACGTGGGGGAGTGTGTGACCTTTACGGATGCGGACACCGACAGCCCCATATTCACGTTCCCACCGGCCTCTTTTAATGGGGCGCGTACCCACCCCTTGCTGTGGGTGGTGGGGTTCCCCGCTCATTCTGTGTTTCTGAGGCACATGGGAGTGAAATACCCAGCCGGGGTCCATGAGATGGATATCCTGAGTCCATGA
- the LOC128408884 gene encoding zinc finger protein RFP-like isoform X3: MEVGGPYDVGAHAAPASTAGRCLFPLCRLEPSARRVTAVTSPGFPLASAQRLSAQPIGWRVRRKGGRRVVGVLAGRQAGRLELGWAGVMSGGVGGGMSAEQQLQQRLLRSRLRGAQHPGLAVGGPLAPPPPLLPPLPSVLSPPSPPDSPPPGTTPAEIPAGPRCPSETWCSLCRVYCPDPVCLPCGHNFCTACIGQRLGEPKINISCLECGATARKRNLRPIKPPPLLASLVADRPKRQRLDSGPGGAVALPAAPVVVAPPPLPQQHQPMTVAPAVSPAPVCAPAPPPPAAAAAAPPPPPPLLALTPPTPPSPVAPAAPAAPAADLSTSPPLPRRLSVGGCGEGAGGKLCEKHRDVLQFFCEEDQAPICAHCDRSQEHRAHAVFHVERAARDYRERVLAQLEILKQEKNTLWSQKLTGERKIQDYMETIQAERQEIISEFERLHQFLKDEEQHLLAQLEELDKEIEKRKDEMVTKLSEELSRLGDVIAEMEVKCKQPAAEFLQRNSCSTRETTVPRRLPCVTRAPPTSPVLELTPDVPPLGSQDIKKTMSRCAPGHFQPSEEASPKLEERLDNFSRKGKLLKETLNRFQDNVTSVVEKGETVKTLNDKADAALYPDVPSAFLPLDRRNAGCEELQERLPALDYVPDAPKRLDSRALVLGCDGFTSGRYFWELEVGDGEFWAVGVTRDPSKKKGMMGFSPEEGIWAVGLWKGQHWALTSPVTALSLSKPPRRIRVSLDYVGECVTFTDADTDSPIFTFPPASFNGARTHPLLWVVGFPAHSVFLRHMGVKYPAGVHEMDILSP; the protein is encoded by the exons atggaagttggaggccCGTATGACGTCGGCGCGCACGCTGCGCCAGCTTCTACAGCGGGCCGTTGCCTTTTCCCGCTTTGCCGCCTGGAGCCCAGCGCGCGAAGGGTTACGGCCGTAACGTCTCCCGGCTTCCCCCTCGCTTCCGCTCAGCGCCTGTCGGCTCAGCCAATCGGGTGGCGTGTCCGCCGGAAGGGAGGCAGGCGCGTCGTCGGCGTCCtcgcgggcaggcaggcaggcaggctggagctgggctgggctggcgtCATGAGCGGCGGCGTTGGCGGCGGGATGTCGGCGGAGCAACAGCTCCAGCAGCGGCTCCTCCGCAGCCGCCTGAGGGGCGCTCAGCACCCGGGCCTGGCGGTGGGCGGCCCgctggcgccgccgccgccgctcttgCCTCCGCTGCCGTCCGTCCTGTCTCCGCCGTCGCCGCCGGACTCGCCTCCGCCCGGCACGACCCCGGCCGAGATCCCGGCGGGCCCGCGCTGCCCCAGCGAGACGTGGTGCTCGCTGTGCCGCGTCTACTGCCCGGACCCGGTGTGCCTGCCGTGCGGCCACAACTTCTGCACGGCCTGCATCGGGCAGCGCCTGGGCGAGCCCAAGATCAACATCTCCTGCCTGGAGTGCGGCGCCACCGCCCGCAAGAGGAACCTGAGGCCCATCAAGCCGCCGCCGCTCCTGGCCAGCCTGGTGGCGGACAGGCCCAAGAGGCAGAGGCTCGACTCCGGGCCCGGAGGGGCAGTCGCGCTGCCGGCGGCGCCCGTGGTGGtagcgccgccgccgctgccccaGCAGCACCAGCCGATGACAGTGGCCCCCGCGGTGTCTCCGGCGCCGGTATGCGCACCGGCACCACCAccaccggcagcagcagcagcagcgcctccGCCGCCCCCGCCGCTGCTGGCCTTAACGCCGCCCACCCCGCCGTCTCCCGTAGCGCCAGCGGCTCCTGCAGCACCGGCGGCAGACTTGTCGACGTCGCCCCCGCTGCCGAGAAGGTTGTCGGTAGGAGGATGCGGAGAGGGCGCCGGAGGGAAGCTGTGCGAGAAGCACCGGGACGTGCTGCAGTTCTTCTGCGAGGAGGACCAGGCGCCCATCTGCGCGCACTGCGATCGGTCCCAGGAGCACCGGGCGCACGCCGTCTTCCACGTCGAGAGGGCAGCCCGGGACTACAGG GAGAGGGTTCTGGCCCAACTAGAGATCCTGAAGCAGGAGAAGAACACGCTGTGGAGCCAGAAGCTGACTGGAGAGAGGAAAATTCAGGATTACATG GAAACCATCCAAGCAGAGAGACAGGAGATCATATCTGAATTTGAGCGCCTCCACCAGTTTCTCAAAGATGAGGAGCAGCACCTCCTCGCCCAGCTAGAAGAGCTCGATAAAGAGATAGAGAAGCGGAAGGACGAAATGGTTACCAAACTCTCGGAAGAGCTTTCCCGTCTCGGCGACGTGATCGCTGAGATGGAGGTGAAATGTAAGCAACCGGCAGCCGAATTTTTGCAG AGAAACAGTTGCAGCACCAGGGAGACCACCGTGCCGCGAAGGCTCCCGTGTGTAACCAGAGCACCCCCCACCTCTCCTGTCTTGGAGCTAACACCAGATGTGCCACCTCTAGGATCCCAG gacattaaaaaaacaatgaGCAG GTGTGCACCAGGGCATTTCCAGCCATCCGAAGAAGCTTCTCCTAAGCTCGAAGAGAGGCTGGATAACTTCTCACGGAAAGGGAAGCTTCTGAAGGAAACTCTAAATAGATTCCAAG ATAATGTGACATCTGTCGTGGAGAAAGGAGAGACTGTGAAAACACTGAACGATAAAG CAGATGCTGCTCTCTATCCGGATGTACCAAGTGCTTTTCTACCATTGGACCGAAGGAACGCAGGATGCGAAGAACTCCAGGAGAGGCTTCCCGCCTTAGACTACGTCCCCGACGCACCCAAAAGATTGGATTCCAGAGCTTTGGTTCTGGGCTGTGACGGGTTTACCTCTGGGAGATACTTCTGGGAGTTGGAAGTGGGCGATGGGGAATTCTGGGCCGTCGGGGTCACCCGAGACCCGTCCAAGAAGAAGGGCATGATGGGCTTCAGCCCAGAGGAGGGGATCTGGGCCGTGGGGTTGTGGAAGGGCCAACACTGGGCTCTCACGTCCCCTGTGACCGCCCTGTCCTTGAGCAAGCCCCCAAGGAGGATCCGAGTGTCCCTGGACTACGTGGGGGAGTGTGTGACCTTTACGGATGCGGACACCGACAGCCCCATATTCACGTTCCCACCGGCCTCTTTTAATGGGGCGCGTACCCACCCCTTGCTGTGGGTGGTGGGGTTCCCCGCTCATTCTGTGTTTCTGAGGCACATGGGAGTGAAATACCCAGCCGGGGTCCATGAGATGGATATCCTGAGTCCATGA
- the LOC128408884 gene encoding zinc finger protein RFP-like isoform X4: MEVGGPYDVGAHAAPASTAGRCLFPLCRLEPSARRVTAVTSPGFPLASAQRLSAQPIGWRVRRKGGRRVVGVLAGRQAGRLELGWAGVMSGGVGGGMSAEQQLQQRLLRSRLRGAQHPGLAVGGPLAPPPPLLPPLPSVLSPPSPPDSPPPGTTPAEIPAGPRCPSETWCSLCRVYCPDPVCLPCGHNFCTACIGQRLGEPKINISCLECGATARKRNLRPIKPPPLLASLVADRPKRQRLDSGPGGAVALPAAPVVVAPPPLPQQHQPMTVAPAVSPAPVCAPAPPPPAAAAAAPPPPPPLLALTPPTPPSPVAPAAPAAPAADLSTSPPLPRRLSVGGCGEGAGGKLCEKHRDVLQFFCEEDQAPICAHCDRSQEHRAHAVFHVERAARDYRERVLAQLEILKQEKNTLWSQKLTGERKIQDYMETIQAERQEIISEFERLHQFLKDEEQHLLAQLEELDKEIEKRKDEMVTKLSEELSRLGDVIAEMEVKCKQPAAEFLQMYFQVPQPDLKAVEKLAWMTSFLQVHVGTHRVWLPCRPLDIKKTMSRCAPGHFQPSEEASPKLEERLDNFSRKGKLLKETLNRFQDNVTSVVEKGETVKTLNDKADAALYPDVPSAFLPLDRRNAGCEELQERLPALDYVPDAPKRLDSRALVLGCDGFTSGRYFWELEVGDGEFWAVGVTRDPSKKKGMMGFSPEEGIWAVGLWKGQHWALTSPVTALSLSKPPRRIRVSLDYVGECVTFTDADTDSPIFTFPPASFNGARTHPLLWVVGFPAHSVFLRHMGVKYPAGVHEMDILSP; the protein is encoded by the exons atggaagttggaggccCGTATGACGTCGGCGCGCACGCTGCGCCAGCTTCTACAGCGGGCCGTTGCCTTTTCCCGCTTTGCCGCCTGGAGCCCAGCGCGCGAAGGGTTACGGCCGTAACGTCTCCCGGCTTCCCCCTCGCTTCCGCTCAGCGCCTGTCGGCTCAGCCAATCGGGTGGCGTGTCCGCCGGAAGGGAGGCAGGCGCGTCGTCGGCGTCCtcgcgggcaggcaggcaggcaggctggagctgggctgggctggcgtCATGAGCGGCGGCGTTGGCGGCGGGATGTCGGCGGAGCAACAGCTCCAGCAGCGGCTCCTCCGCAGCCGCCTGAGGGGCGCTCAGCACCCGGGCCTGGCGGTGGGCGGCCCgctggcgccgccgccgccgctcttgCCTCCGCTGCCGTCCGTCCTGTCTCCGCCGTCGCCGCCGGACTCGCCTCCGCCCGGCACGACCCCGGCCGAGATCCCGGCGGGCCCGCGCTGCCCCAGCGAGACGTGGTGCTCGCTGTGCCGCGTCTACTGCCCGGACCCGGTGTGCCTGCCGTGCGGCCACAACTTCTGCACGGCCTGCATCGGGCAGCGCCTGGGCGAGCCCAAGATCAACATCTCCTGCCTGGAGTGCGGCGCCACCGCCCGCAAGAGGAACCTGAGGCCCATCAAGCCGCCGCCGCTCCTGGCCAGCCTGGTGGCGGACAGGCCCAAGAGGCAGAGGCTCGACTCCGGGCCCGGAGGGGCAGTCGCGCTGCCGGCGGCGCCCGTGGTGGtagcgccgccgccgctgccccaGCAGCACCAGCCGATGACAGTGGCCCCCGCGGTGTCTCCGGCGCCGGTATGCGCACCGGCACCACCAccaccggcagcagcagcagcagcgcctccGCCGCCCCCGCCGCTGCTGGCCTTAACGCCGCCCACCCCGCCGTCTCCCGTAGCGCCAGCGGCTCCTGCAGCACCGGCGGCAGACTTGTCGACGTCGCCCCCGCTGCCGAGAAGGTTGTCGGTAGGAGGATGCGGAGAGGGCGCCGGAGGGAAGCTGTGCGAGAAGCACCGGGACGTGCTGCAGTTCTTCTGCGAGGAGGACCAGGCGCCCATCTGCGCGCACTGCGATCGGTCCCAGGAGCACCGGGCGCACGCCGTCTTCCACGTCGAGAGGGCAGCCCGGGACTACAGG GAGAGGGTTCTGGCCCAACTAGAGATCCTGAAGCAGGAGAAGAACACGCTGTGGAGCCAGAAGCTGACTGGAGAGAGGAAAATTCAGGATTACATG GAAACCATCCAAGCAGAGAGACAGGAGATCATATCTGAATTTGAGCGCCTCCACCAGTTTCTCAAAGATGAGGAGCAGCACCTCCTCGCCCAGCTAGAAGAGCTCGATAAAGAGATAGAGAAGCGGAAGGACGAAATGGTTACCAAACTCTCGGAAGAGCTTTCCCGTCTCGGCGACGTGATCGCTGAGATGGAGGTGAAATGTAAGCAACCGGCAGCCGAATTTTTGCAG ATGTACTTCCAGGTCCCTCAGCCTGACCTGAAGGCTGTTGAGAAGCTGGCCTGGATGACCTCATTCCTTCAGGTTCATGTCGGGACACATCGGGTATGGCTGCCATGCAGACCTCTA gacattaaaaaaacaatgaGCAG GTGTGCACCAGGGCATTTCCAGCCATCCGAAGAAGCTTCTCCTAAGCTCGAAGAGAGGCTGGATAACTTCTCACGGAAAGGGAAGCTTCTGAAGGAAACTCTAAATAGATTCCAAG ATAATGTGACATCTGTCGTGGAGAAAGGAGAGACTGTGAAAACACTGAACGATAAAG CAGATGCTGCTCTCTATCCGGATGTACCAAGTGCTTTTCTACCATTGGACCGAAGGAACGCAGGATGCGAAGAACTCCAGGAGAGGCTTCCCGCCTTAGACTACGTCCCCGACGCACCCAAAAGATTGGATTCCAGAGCTTTGGTTCTGGGCTGTGACGGGTTTACCTCTGGGAGATACTTCTGGGAGTTGGAAGTGGGCGATGGGGAATTCTGGGCCGTCGGGGTCACCCGAGACCCGTCCAAGAAGAAGGGCATGATGGGCTTCAGCCCAGAGGAGGGGATCTGGGCCGTGGGGTTGTGGAAGGGCCAACACTGGGCTCTCACGTCCCCTGTGACCGCCCTGTCCTTGAGCAAGCCCCCAAGGAGGATCCGAGTGTCCCTGGACTACGTGGGGGAGTGTGTGACCTTTACGGATGCGGACACCGACAGCCCCATATTCACGTTCCCACCGGCCTCTTTTAATGGGGCGCGTACCCACCCCTTGCTGTGGGTGGTGGGGTTCCCCGCTCATTCTGTGTTTCTGAGGCACATGGGAGTGAAATACCCAGCCGGGGTCCATGAGATGGATATCCTGAGTCCATGA
- the LOC128408884 gene encoding E3 ubiquitin-protein ligase TRIM7-like isoform X2, which produces MEVGGPYDVGAHAAPASTAGRCLFPLCRLEPSARRVTAVTSPGFPLASAQRLSAQPIGWRVRRKGGRRVVGVLAGRQAGRLELGWAGVMSGGVGGGMSAEQQLQQRLLRSRLRGAQHPGLAVGGPLAPPPPLLPPLPSVLSPPSPPDSPPPGTTPAEIPAGPRCPSETWCSLCRVYCPDPVCLPCGHNFCTACIGQRLGEPKINISCLECGATARKRNLRPIKPPPLLASLVADRPKRQRLDSGPGGAVALPAAPVVVAPPPLPQQHQPMTVAPAVSPAPVCAPAPPPPAAAAAAPPPPPPLLALTPPTPPSPVAPAAPAAPAADLSTSPPLPRRLSVGGCGEGAGGKLCEKHRDVLQFFCEEDQAPICAHCDRSQEHRAHAVFHVERAARDYRERVLAQLEILKQEKNTLWSQKLTGERKIQDYMETIQAERQEIISEFERLHQFLKDEEQHLLAQLEELDKEIEKRKDEMVTKLSEELSRLGDVIAEMEVKCKQPAAEFLQMYFQVPQPDLKAVEKLAWMTSFLQVHVGTHRVWLPCRPLRNSCSTRETTVPRRLPCVTRAPPTSPVLELTPDVPPLGSQDIKKTMSRCAPGHFQPSEEASPKLEERLDNFSRKGKLLKETLNRFQDNVTSVVEKGETVKTLNDKDAALYPDVPSAFLPLDRRNAGCEELQERLPALDYVPDAPKRLDSRALVLGCDGFTSGRYFWELEVGDGEFWAVGVTRDPSKKKGMMGFSPEEGIWAVGLWKGQHWALTSPVTALSLSKPPRRIRVSLDYVGECVTFTDADTDSPIFTFPPASFNGARTHPLLWVVGFPAHSVFLRHMGVKYPAGVHEMDILSP; this is translated from the exons atggaagttggaggccCGTATGACGTCGGCGCGCACGCTGCGCCAGCTTCTACAGCGGGCCGTTGCCTTTTCCCGCTTTGCCGCCTGGAGCCCAGCGCGCGAAGGGTTACGGCCGTAACGTCTCCCGGCTTCCCCCTCGCTTCCGCTCAGCGCCTGTCGGCTCAGCCAATCGGGTGGCGTGTCCGCCGGAAGGGAGGCAGGCGCGTCGTCGGCGTCCtcgcgggcaggcaggcaggcaggctggagctgggctgggctggcgtCATGAGCGGCGGCGTTGGCGGCGGGATGTCGGCGGAGCAACAGCTCCAGCAGCGGCTCCTCCGCAGCCGCCTGAGGGGCGCTCAGCACCCGGGCCTGGCGGTGGGCGGCCCgctggcgccgccgccgccgctcttgCCTCCGCTGCCGTCCGTCCTGTCTCCGCCGTCGCCGCCGGACTCGCCTCCGCCCGGCACGACCCCGGCCGAGATCCCGGCGGGCCCGCGCTGCCCCAGCGAGACGTGGTGCTCGCTGTGCCGCGTCTACTGCCCGGACCCGGTGTGCCTGCCGTGCGGCCACAACTTCTGCACGGCCTGCATCGGGCAGCGCCTGGGCGAGCCCAAGATCAACATCTCCTGCCTGGAGTGCGGCGCCACCGCCCGCAAGAGGAACCTGAGGCCCATCAAGCCGCCGCCGCTCCTGGCCAGCCTGGTGGCGGACAGGCCCAAGAGGCAGAGGCTCGACTCCGGGCCCGGAGGGGCAGTCGCGCTGCCGGCGGCGCCCGTGGTGGtagcgccgccgccgctgccccaGCAGCACCAGCCGATGACAGTGGCCCCCGCGGTGTCTCCGGCGCCGGTATGCGCACCGGCACCACCAccaccggcagcagcagcagcagcgcctccGCCGCCCCCGCCGCTGCTGGCCTTAACGCCGCCCACCCCGCCGTCTCCCGTAGCGCCAGCGGCTCCTGCAGCACCGGCGGCAGACTTGTCGACGTCGCCCCCGCTGCCGAGAAGGTTGTCGGTAGGAGGATGCGGAGAGGGCGCCGGAGGGAAGCTGTGCGAGAAGCACCGGGACGTGCTGCAGTTCTTCTGCGAGGAGGACCAGGCGCCCATCTGCGCGCACTGCGATCGGTCCCAGGAGCACCGGGCGCACGCCGTCTTCCACGTCGAGAGGGCAGCCCGGGACTACAGG GAGAGGGTTCTGGCCCAACTAGAGATCCTGAAGCAGGAGAAGAACACGCTGTGGAGCCAGAAGCTGACTGGAGAGAGGAAAATTCAGGATTACATG GAAACCATCCAAGCAGAGAGACAGGAGATCATATCTGAATTTGAGCGCCTCCACCAGTTTCTCAAAGATGAGGAGCAGCACCTCCTCGCCCAGCTAGAAGAGCTCGATAAAGAGATAGAGAAGCGGAAGGACGAAATGGTTACCAAACTCTCGGAAGAGCTTTCCCGTCTCGGCGACGTGATCGCTGAGATGGAGGTGAAATGTAAGCAACCGGCAGCCGAATTTTTGCAG ATGTACTTCCAGGTCCCTCAGCCTGACCTGAAGGCTGTTGAGAAGCTGGCCTGGATGACCTCATTCCTTCAGGTTCATGTCGGGACACATCGGGTATGGCTGCCATGCAGACCTCTA AGAAACAGTTGCAGCACCAGGGAGACCACCGTGCCGCGAAGGCTCCCGTGTGTAACCAGAGCACCCCCCACCTCTCCTGTCTTGGAGCTAACACCAGATGTGCCACCTCTAGGATCCCAG gacattaaaaaaacaatgaGCAG GTGTGCACCAGGGCATTTCCAGCCATCCGAAGAAGCTTCTCCTAAGCTCGAAGAGAGGCTGGATAACTTCTCACGGAAAGGGAAGCTTCTGAAGGAAACTCTAAATAGATTCCAAG ATAATGTGACATCTGTCGTGGAGAAAGGAGAGACTGTGAAAACACTGAACGATAAAG ATGCTGCTCTCTATCCGGATGTACCAAGTGCTTTTCTACCATTGGACCGAAGGAACGCAGGATGCGAAGAACTCCAGGAGAGGCTTCCCGCCTTAGACTACGTCCCCGACGCACCCAAAAGATTGGATTCCAGAGCTTTGGTTCTGGGCTGTGACGGGTTTACCTCTGGGAGATACTTCTGGGAGTTGGAAGTGGGCGATGGGGAATTCTGGGCCGTCGGGGTCACCCGAGACCCGTCCAAGAAGAAGGGCATGATGGGCTTCAGCCCAGAGGAGGGGATCTGGGCCGTGGGGTTGTGGAAGGGCCAACACTGGGCTCTCACGTCCCCTGTGACCGCCCTGTCCTTGAGCAAGCCCCCAAGGAGGATCCGAGTGTCCCTGGACTACGTGGGGGAGTGTGTGACCTTTACGGATGCGGACACCGACAGCCCCATATTCACGTTCCCACCGGCCTCTTTTAATGGGGCGCGTACCCACCCCTTGCTGTGGGTGGTGGGGTTCCCCGCTCATTCTGTGTTTCTGAGGCACATGGGAGTGAAATACCCAGCCGGGGTCCATGAGATGGATATCCTGAGTCCATGA